A single region of the Kwoniella shivajii chromosome 10, complete sequence genome encodes:
- a CDS encoding sulfite reductase (NADPH) hemoprotein, beta-component, translating to MSSAVIAAVSSLPSTSYHHPIATPPSSSTKLNPYLPLPQASGSTTVLYTNTTFLPSVPSASLRRTVIHVIGAEEVVTPRAAKSLSLISRSAQEAYDHSLLALRLAQDEEALIYHFIATGLDGSVQEIEDAKSWLSEPLGSPNPANGNVEGDEVDELLSAYEAVSLALLKLTRRAQRPFIHHKADSSKLIVNFLPSSVEADNVIDIVLAVPAPKEKLRSSLSGVQEVVVVEGGNGKYGSGWASVVDALEGSDVNIRSVLVGGNTSSSEISSSLNSSTQIIRLGKPAVRSIPSNSVAIPSPETSYTSLLASSPTPLEILNDPAHLAANESTSPLYAFGKAVALRKERARLIELAKKVLKAADTRKEVHEALSAWLLVRDESGAVAAGQKVAEVIGAGASNDEKELTQIGIKGHWEKRALWIVISNSWAVDLASSGLHHALASGLDINLLVYETASSPFSPNAPAQPPKERKKDLGLYALNMGDVYVASVAIYADYAGVINAMREAESYSGPGLVLAYLPWGEKEDGQSISQQEKAGPLERLRETKRAVSGGWWPMFRWNPSLADDKRFILDSSYIKAALSEFLDRESHLSQLTLSQPSIDASVTSSAGSDLVAARKEKARKAYDALLNSLDGPGLLVLYASDGGNAEKVAKRLVGRAKMRGVGAALRVLDEIAPSIVDSLSEEKNVLILTSTAGQGEAPQNGREFYKALSKLSASDKLAETKVTVFGMGDSHYWPRPEDASYYNKPAKDIFPRVLGLGCAELCPLGLGDDSDPDGYMTGYKPFEASLWRALGVDSVEVVEEKEETVANEHIKIASDYLRGTILEGLEDKTTGAIGASDAQLTKFHGTYMQDDRDIRESLKAQGLEPAYSFMIRCRMPGGVCTADQWLQIDRISDEHGNGTFKLTTRQTFQFHGIIKSHLKPAMQAINKSLLDTIAACGDVNRNVQLTVNPAYSKTHEAVYNFSKAVSEHLLPSTNAYHEIWLDKKKVYGDATQAFSADNEPLYGPYYLPRKFKIAIAVPPDNAADVFTNDVGFIAIVENDEVIGYNVSVGGGMGVTHGNKKTYPRLGDVLGFLSPEDGCKVAESIMLVQRDYGNRQDRKNARLKYTVDRLGVAKFKSLVEERWGKKFGEERPYHFDTNLDRYGWAQGHDGKWHFTMFIENGRVEDSSRHQFKSGLQEIAKVHKGTFRLTANQHLILSDVASEDLEDIKRLLAKWGLDNIDHSGVRLSSSACVAFPTCGLAMAESERYLPLLIDKVEKICEEAGVRNDDLVMRMTGCPNGCARPWAAEVAFVGKAPGAYMMMLGGNHNGTRLNKPFIESATEPEILAVLKPMIKRWALERNDGERFGDWTIRAGYIKPTTHGTNFWEHGFPSAQQAIQAVTA from the exons ATGTCCTCCGCTGTGATTGCCGCTGTTTCCAGCCTCCCTTCCACATCATATCACCATCCTATCGCCACTCCTCCTTCAAGCTCAACCAAGCTTAACCCTTACCTTCCCCTCCCTCAAGCCTCTGGCAGTACTACAGTCTTGTACACCAACACCACTTTTCTGCCCTCTGTCCCTTCCGCTTCCCTCCGACGCACTGTGATACATGTCATTGGTGCCGAAGAAGTAGTGACCCCTCGAGCCGCAAAATCCCTATCATTGATCAGTCGATCGGCTCAAGAGGCCTACGATCATTCGTTGCTCGCCCTTCGATTGgctcaagatgaagaggctttgatatatcacttcATCGCAACAGGTTTAGACGGATCTGTGCAAGAAATCGAGGATGCAAAGTCATGGCTCAGTGAACCCTTGGGATCTCCCAATCCCGCAAATGGCAATGTAGAGGGTGACGAGGTTGATGAGCTATTGTCAGCTTATGAAGCTGTCAGTCTCGCCCTTCTCAAGCTTACAAGGCGAGCCCAACGACCATTCATTCACCATAAGGCCGATTCATCCAAACTCATCGTTAATTTCCTTCCATCTTCAGTGGAAGCGGATAATGTCATCGATATCGTCCTCGCTGTCCCCGCACCCAAAGAAAAACTCCGATCGTCTCTTTCAGGCGTTCAAGAGGTCGTCGTGGTAGAAGGTGGCAACGGCAAATACGGATCAGGTTGGGCATCGGTTGTAGATGCTCTTGAAGGCTCAGACGTCAACATCCGATCTGTCTTGGTCGGTGGCaacacatcttcatccgaaatctcctcatctttgAACTCTTCCACACAAATCATCCGACTCGGCAAACCTGCCGTTCGCTCTATCCCTTCCAACTCCGTTGCAATCCCCTCTCCAGAGACCAGCTACACCAGTCTTCTCGCTTCCTCTCCTACACCTTTGGAAATCCTCAATGATCCTGCTCATCTCGCTGCTAATGAATCTACTTCCCCTCTTTACGCTTTCGGTAAAGCCGTTGCCCTTCGAAAGGAGCGAGCACGACTCATCGAGTTGGCCAAAAAAGTTCTCAAAGCTGCGGATACCCGAAAAGAAGTTCATGAAGCTCTTTCTGCCTGGTTGTTGGTCAGGGACGAGAGCGGTGCTGTTGCTGCTGGTCAAAAAGTAGCCGAAGTCATCGGTGCTGGGGCCAGCAATGATGAGAAGGAGCTCACTCAAATCGGTATCAAAGGTCACTGGGAAAAACGTGCCTTGTGGATCGTTATCTCCAATTCATGGGCTGTCGACCTTGCATCATCTGGTCTTCATCACGCTCTTGCCTCCGGCCTTGATATCAATCTCCTCGTTTACGAGACTGcctcatctcctttctctcccAATGCACCAGCTCAACCCCCTaaagagcgaaagaaggatcTCGGTCTTTACGCACTCAACATGGGTGATGTTTACGTTGCTTCCGTTGCAATCTATGCCGACTACGCTGGTGTAATCAACGCTATGCGAGAAGCCGAAAGCTATTCAGGTCCTGGGCTTGTTCTTGCTTACTTGCCTTGgggtgagaaagaagatggcCAATCCATCTCGCAACAAGAGAAAGCTGGTCCTCTCGAGCGTTTGAGAGAGACCAAGCGAGCTGTCTCCGGTGGATGGTGGCCAATGTTCCGATGGAATCCTTCTCTCGCCGATGACAAGCGATTCATTCTCGACTCATCATACATCAAAGCCGCCCTTTCCGAATTCCTTGACCGAGAATCTCACTTGTCTCAACTTACACTCTCTCAACCATCCATCGACGCTTCTGTCACTTCCTCTGCAGGTTCCGACCTCGTAGCTGctcgaaaagaaaaagctcGAAAAGCCTATGACGCTTTGCTCAACTCTCTCGATGGTCCCGGTCTTCTTGTTTTATATGCCTCTGATGGTGGTAACGCCGAGAAGGTCGCCAAGCGACTTGTTGGCCGAGCAAAGATGCGTGGAGTCGGTGCTGCCCTTCGAGTTCTCGACGAGATCGCCCCTTCCATCGTTGATTCCCTCAGCGAGGAGAAAAACGTTCTCATACTCACCTCCACCGctggtcaaggtgaagcACCTCAAAACGGTCGAGAGTTCTACAAGGCCTTAAGCAAGCTTTCGGCTTCAGACAAACTTGCTGAGACCAAAGTCACCGTGTTCGGTATGGGTGATTCTCACTACTGGCCTCGACCTGAAGACGCCTCTTACTACAACAAACCTGCCAAGGATATCTTCCCTAGAGTCCTCGGTCTTGGTTGCGCCGAGCTTTGTCCCTTAGGACTCGGTGATGATTCCGATCCTGATGGATACATGACCGGATACAAACCTTTCGAGGCCAGTTTATGGAGAGCTCTTGGTGTTGACAGTGTCGAAGTcgtggaagagaaggaagaaaccGTTGCAAATGAACATATCAAGATTGCTTCTGATTACTTGCGTGGAACTATCCTCGAAGGTCTTGAAGACAAAACAACCGGTGCTATCGGTGCCAGTGACGCTCAGTTGACTAAATTCCACGGTACCTATATGCAG gatGACCGAGATATCCGAGAATCCCTGAAAGCACAAGGTCTCGAACCTGCATACTCATTCATGATCCGATGTCGAATGCCCGGTGGTGTTTGTACTGCCGATCAATGGCTCCAGATCGATCGAATATCTGATGAGCATGGTAATGGTACCTTCAAATTGACGACTAGACAAACCTTCCAATTCCATGGTATCATCAAGAGTCACTTGAAACCAGCTATGCAAGCTATCAACAAAAGTTTGCTCGACACCATTGCCGCTTGTGGTGACGTTAACCGAAACGTTCAATTGACTGTCAACCCCGCATATTCCAAAACACATGAAGCTGTATACAACTTCTCCAAAGCTGTCTCCGAACACCTCTTACCATCGACCAATGCCTATCACGAGATCTGGcttgacaagaagaaggtatacGGTGATGCGACTCAAGCTTTCTCCGCTGATAATGAACCTCTATACGGACCATACTACCTTCCCCGTAAATTCAAGATCGCTATCGCTGTTCCTCCTGATAATGCTGCGGATGTGTTCACAAACGATGTCGGTTTCATCGCTATTGTCGAGAACGACGAGGTTATCGGTTATAACGTCAGTGTTGGTGGGGGTATGGGTGTCACACACGGAAACAAGAAGACGTATCCTCGACTTGGTGACGTTCTCGGTTTCCTCAGTCCAGAGGACGGGTGCAAGGTCGCCGAAAGCATCATGCTTGTCCAACGAGATTACGGTAACCGACAAGACCGAAAGAATGCTCGACTCAAGTACACCGTTGACCGACTTGGTGTCGCCAAGTTCAAGTCTCTTGTCGAAGAGCGATGGGGCAAGAAATTCGGTGAAGAACGACCCTACCATTTCGACACTAACTTGGACAGATATGGATGGGCTCAAGGTCACGATGGAAAATGGCATTTCACCATGTTTATCGAGAATGGCCGAGTGGAGGATTCATCTCGGCATCAATTCAAATCGGGTCTCCAAGAAATTGCTAAAGTCCACAAGGGTACTTTCCGACTCACTGCCAACCAACATCTTATCCTTTCAGACGTCGCTTCCGAGGACCTCGAAGACATCAAGAGATTATTGGCTAAATGGGGTCTTGACAACATTGATCACTCTGGTGTtcgactttcttcttcagcttgtgTCGCTTTCCCCACATGTGGTTTAGCTATGGCCGAAAGTGAGAGATACTTGCCTCTGTTGATAGATAAAGTCGAAAAAATCTGTGAGGAGGCTGGTGTCAGAAACGATGATTTGGTCATGAGAATGACTGGTTGTCCTAATGG TTGTGCACGACCATGGGCTGCCGAAGTCGCCTTTGTGGGTAAAGCACCGGGAGCGTACATGATGATGTTGGGAGGAAACCACAATGGTACACGATTGAATAAACCGTTCATTGAATCTGCCACCGAACCCGAAATACTAGCGGTGTTGAAACCTATGATCAAGAGATGGGCATTAGAGAGAAATGACGGTGAAAGATTCGGTGACTGGACTATCCGAGCAGGTTACATCAAACCTACCACTCACGGTACGAACTTCTGGGAGCATGGTTTCCCATCGGCTCAACAAGCTATACAAGCTGTAACAGCATAA
- a CDS encoding GTP-binding protein ypt1 → MSAPEYDYLFKLLLIGDSGVGKSCLLLRFADDTYTESYISTIGVDFKIRTIELEGKTVKLQIWDTAGQERFRTITSSYYRGAHGIIVVYDVTDSDTYANVKQWLQEIDRYAVEGVNKLLVGNKSDLATKKVVEYAAAKAFADELGIPFLETSAKNATNVEQAFLTMSKQIKDRMGSTSMASGPGAKSTIKGLGQNVEQKTAGGCC, encoded by the exons ATGTCAGCACCAGAATACGATTATCtcttcaag CTCCTTCTTAttggtgattcaggtgtGGGAAAATCCTGTTTACTTCTTCGATTCGCCGATGATACCTACACCGAATCATACATTTCTACCATCGGA GTCGATTTCAAAATCAGAACTATCGAACTTGAGGGAAAGACAGTAAAACTCCAAATC TGGGATACTGCTGGACAAGAGCGATTCAG AACCATCACTTCATCATACTACCGAGGCGCTCACGGTATCATAGTAGTCTACGACGTCACTGATAGTG ACACTTACGCCAACGTTAAGCAATGGTTGCAAGAGATTGACCGATACGCTGTCGAGGGTGTCAACAAACTTCTTGTAGGAAACAAATCTGATTTAGCTACCAAGAAGGTTGTCGAATACGCTGCTGCCAAAGCCTTCGCCGACGAGTTGGGTATTCCATTCCTCGAGACATCTGCCAAAAACGCTACCAACGTCGAACAAGCTTTCTTGACCATGTCAAAACAAATCAAGGacag GATGGGATCTACTTCAATGGCTTCTGGTCCAGGTGCTAAATCTACCATTAAAGGTCTCGGTCAAAATGTGGAACAAAAGACTGCTGGAGGATGTTGTTAA